The Chitinophaga caeni genome segment GCATACATCTTTTGACGGATGTATCGTTTGCTAGATTGTTTGCCCCATCCGAATTTCTGCATGATCCTATCCACGATAGCATATACAACAGGAACAACGATCAAGGTTAAGAACATCGAACTGATCAAACCTCCGATGATAACCCAGGCCAAACCATTCTTAGTAGAGGCCGTACCACCCGTTGCTAACGCGATCGGCAACATACCGATCACCATCGCGATGGTAGTCATCAGGATCGGGCGAAGACGGGCATTGTTCGCATGGATCAAGGCTTCATATGTGCTTTGTCCTTCTTCTTTCATCTGGTTCGTAAAGTCGACCAGGATGATGGCATTCTTCGCCACGAGACCGATCAACATGATCACACCCAAGATCGTGAAGATGTTCAAAGTATTATTTGTTAATGCCAAGGCAAGCAAGGCCCCGATAATGGATAGCGGGATCGAGAATAATACCACGAAAGGATAAATATAGTTATCATACAGGGCAACCATGATCAGGTATACCATGATGATGGAAATCAACAAGGCAGTACCCAAGGTGCTGAAGGAATCTCCTTGGTTTTCGGCATCACCGCCGAATACATAAGATACGCCAACAGGTTTGGACATGGTTTCCAAAGCCTTAGCGAACTCTGCCGTGATGGTACCGGACGGTCTGCCGATCGCTTGGGATTGTACGGAAACAGAAGTACTTTTATCCCGGCGCTCCAAGCGGCTCGGTCCTGAACCCTCCGTTACTTCGGCAAACTGTGATAATTTCACCAACTCACCCTTGTTGTTCACGAAAGAAATATTTCTAACATCGTTGATATTTTTCCGATTGAAATTATCAAAACGGATGTTGATGTCGTATTCATATTCACCTTGACGGAATTTCACTTTTGAATCGTCCGCCGTTCCGCTGAATGCGGTCTGCATAGTTCCTCCCACGGTTTCCAAGGTCAGTCCCAATGCACTCATCTTATCACGGTCAACCTGCACATTGATTTCAGGGTTACCGTCTTCAACCGATAATTTAACCTCGCTCGTACCTTCTATGGTTTGCAGTTTAGCCATGGCTTTCTTTGCGAAGCTCATTACCGTATCCAGGTCGTTACCCATCACAACCAACTCCACCGGCGCTCTTTGGGCAGTACCCAAGATACTCACGGGGGTTGTTTTAACCTTTACACCGGGAAGTTGCGCTGCCAACTCTTTCTTCACCTTGGTGGCGAAGATATCGGAAGCGTCATTACGATGTTTTTCATCGACCAACAGGACGGTGATTTCAGATTTATATACAGTAGCCTGCGAAGTACCGAAACCATCTTCACTCGTCTGACCAACAGTCGTGATTAACGAAGTCACTTCAGGTTTTTTGCTTAATACCTGTTCGGCCTTCAAAGTGGCTTGGTTCGTTTGTTCCAGGGAAGCATCTTTCGGCAATTCCAACATCACGATGAATTGACCGCGGTCACCTTGAGGAATGAACTCACCACCGATATAACCTTTCGCTAACAACATGAATGAAGCTACGAGCATCACGATGGAGATAACGATGGTCATCAATTTATGTTTCAACGCCCATTTCAATAATCCGGTCATCCAAGCGGTGAATTTATCCAGTTGGCGTTCGAACCAGAGGATGAATTTTTGGAAGATGTTTTTCCCGGTCATATGCTCCAGCTTACCGAAGCGGGAAGACAATAACGGTACGATGGTGAAAGAGGCGAGCAAACTTAACATCGTGGAAATCATCACCACCACGCAGAACTCTCTCAGGATCTTGGACACCAATTCATTGGTTAACGAGATCGGCAAGAATACCACCACGATTACCAGGGTGATCGAAGTAACGGTGAAACCGATTTCCTTCACCCCGTCAAAAGCCGCACGTACCTTATTTTTACCCATCTCCATGTGGCGGTAAATATTCTCCAATACCACGATGGCATCATCCACCAATATACCTACTACCAGGGAAAGGCCCAGCAAGCTCATCAGGTTCAGCGAGAAGCCCATGATCTTCATACCGATAAAGGTCGCGATCAGGGATGCCGGGATCGAGATCATCACGAACAGGGCGCTTCTCAAACTGTGCAAGAATAACAACATCACGGCAGCCACCAACACGATCGCGATGATCAAGTCATGAATTACCGAATCTGCCGATTCTAAGGTAAAAGTAGAAGAGTCGTTCGCCACATCGATATGCAAATTACTGGCGGCATATTCCTTTTCCATTTGCGCGATGGCTTTGTGCATCTCTTCACTTACCACCACTGCGTTGGCATCTGTTTGTTTTTGTACGGATAACGCGATCGCGCTTTTACTGTCTACGCGGGCAATCTTTTCGGCGTCTTTATGCGTGTCTTGTACATCGGCAACGTCACCGAGACGGATTTGTGTTCCATCGGGCGTAGTCGTCAGTACGAGATCACGTAATTGATCCACCGATTTATATTTACCGGCCAAGCGGATCAGGATTTGTTGATCCAAGGTTTTTACTTTACCCGTAGGGAAGTCAAGGTTGGCATTGGTAATGATATTTCTAACCTGTAAAATAGAGAGCTTATACGCTTCCAATTTTTTAGGATCGATATTAATTTGAACTTCCCTTTCTTCACCACCTGTCAATGATATCTGGGCCACACCCGGTAAACGGGATAATGCAGGTTGAATTTTTTTATCGACCAAGTCGTAAAAAGTCCTGGCATCCATGTTGGCCGTGGCGGCCAAGGTCATGATGGGCAAATCATCCAGTGAGAATTTATTTAAGGATGGCGGTTTTGCATCCGTAGGTAAATCAGCCAAGATGGCGTTCACTTTCCGTTGAGCATCTTGCAAGCCGATATCTACATCGGCATCATTATTTAATTCCACGGTAACCACGGATAAGCTTTCTGAAGATTTAGAAGTAATCTTCTTAATCTTTTCCATGGAAGCCACGGCATCCTCAATCTTTTTAGTGATGGTACTTTCCACTTCCTGCGGCGAGGCGCCGGGGTAAATCGTGGAGATGGTAACGATCGGGGAGGAGAACTTGGGCAACAATTCGTAGTTCAACGATTTGTAGCTGATAACCCCCAGCAACGTTAATATGGTAAACAACACCACGACGATGGTGGGCCGTTTAATGGATATTTCTGTAATCTTCATTGTTCAATGTTTTGAATCATGCTGTCAAACCCTTAGCTTATTTAGCTTCTGCTGTTTGTAAGCTCACCTTGGAGCCATCCACCAGGTTAATTTGTCCGCTGGTAATTACGGTATCACCTTCGTTCAATCCTTCACGAATTTCAACCCTGTCACCGTAAATATTTCCGGCAACAACTTTTTTCAACTTAGCGATGCCTTTTTCCATAACGAACACCTGGTTGCTTTTCACACCACCCACGAAAGCATTGCGGGAGATGATGATAGCAGGCTGCATTTGAGGCATTTCAAAATTGGCAGAACCGTACATTCCGGCTTTCAACGTTTTGCCGGATACGTTATCAACCACCATTTCAACAGGATAATTCAAGGTATTATCCCCTTTAGAAGCGATGAAAGTAATTACACCGGTATATGAAGTTTCTGGGAATACATTCGTTGTGATTTTCACTTGATCACCCTTATCGAGGTGAATCACCTGGGCTTCGGGCACAGACACTACCAACTTCAACTTGGAAACATCCACGATATCAAACATCTTGTTACCGGGGGAGAGGTAAGTACCGAGCTCCACGTACTTGGCATTGATGACACCGGATATCGGCGCTTTCACGTAAGTATCGTTTACCCTGCGTTGAGCAGCATCCAACCTGGCTTGCGCCAATTTATATTCAGTTTTTGAATCGTCTAATTGTTTTTGAGTAACCCCGCCGGTTTCAAATGCCTTTTCATTCCTTTGCTTATCCAGCGTAATTTTATCTAGGTTTACTTTAGCTTGTTGCAATTCG includes the following:
- a CDS encoding efflux RND transporter periplasmic adaptor subunit — encoded protein: MKKIIIYGVLTIGALAFIMWKLNANKAANIEKTDFVKESNNGVIPVLVEKVAKVEFDRNFTANGNFEPIRELTFSSEVSGRITQLLVKEGSVVSKGQLLVRVDDELLNTELQQAKVNLDKITLDKQRNEKAFETGGVTQKQLDDSKTEYKLAQARLDAAQRRVNDTYVKAPISGVINAKYVELGTYLSPGNKMFDIVDVSKLKLVVSVPEAQVIHLDKGDQVKITTNVFPETSYTGVITFIASKGDNTLNYPVEMVVDNVSGKTLKAGMYGSANFEMPQMQPAIIISRNAFVGGVKSNQVFVMEKGIAKLKKVVAGNIYGDRVEIREGLNEGDTVITSGQINLVDGSKVSLQTAEAK
- a CDS encoding efflux RND transporter permease subunit, producing the protein MKITEISIKRPTIVVVLFTILTLLGVISYKSLNYELLPKFSSPIVTISTIYPGASPQEVESTITKKIEDAVASMEKIKKITSKSSESLSVVTVELNNDADVDIGLQDAQRKVNAILADLPTDAKPPSLNKFSLDDLPIMTLAATANMDARTFYDLVDKKIQPALSRLPGVAQISLTGGEEREVQINIDPKKLEAYKLSILQVRNIITNANLDFPTGKVKTLDQQILIRLAGKYKSVDQLRDLVLTTTPDGTQIRLGDVADVQDTHKDAEKIARVDSKSAIALSVQKQTDANAVVVSEEMHKAIAQMEKEYAASNLHIDVANDSSTFTLESADSVIHDLIIAIVLVAAVMLLFLHSLRSALFVMISIPASLIATFIGMKIMGFSLNLMSLLGLSLVVGILVDDAIVVLENIYRHMEMGKNKVRAAFDGVKEIGFTVTSITLVIVVVFLPISLTNELVSKILREFCVVVMISTMLSLLASFTIVPLLSSRFGKLEHMTGKNIFQKFILWFERQLDKFTAWMTGLLKWALKHKLMTIVISIVMLVASFMLLAKGYIGGEFIPQGDRGQFIVMLELPKDASLEQTNQATLKAEQVLSKKPEVTSLITTVGQTSEDGFGTSQATVYKSEITVLLVDEKHRNDASDIFATKVKKELAAQLPGVKVKTTPVSILGTAQRAPVELVVMGNDLDTVMSFAKKAMAKLQTIEGTSEVKLSVEDGNPEINVQVDRDKMSALGLTLETVGGTMQTAFSGTADDSKVKFRQGEYEYDINIRFDNFNRKNINDVRNISFVNNKGELVKLSQFAEVTEGSGPSRLERRDKSTSVSVQSQAIGRPSGTITAEFAKALETMSKPVGVSYVFGGDAENQGDSFSTLGTALLISIIMVYLIMVALYDNYIYPFVVLFSIPLSIIGALLALALTNNTLNIFTILGVIMLIGLVAKNAIILVDFTNQMKEEGQSTYEALIHANNARLRPILMTTIAMVIGMLPIALATGGTASTKNGLAWVIIGGLISSMFLTLIVVPVVYAIVDRIMQKFGWGKQSSKRYIRQKMYAPVKEKDMEPLSYN